The following nucleotide sequence is from Malania oleifera isolate guangnan ecotype guangnan chromosome 4, ASM2987363v1, whole genome shotgun sequence.
aagacTTCTCCAGGATAGGACTTATTTTTTCCTATTGACAACACTCTTCGAGTCTCAGCTTATTCTAtttcggattgggctagttgtccccttACTCGCCGCTCCACCACTGGGTTTTTCATTCAGTTGGACACTAGTTCGATTTCCTGGtacactaagaaacaaactacagtgTTTCGCTTCTCCGCCGAAGCTGAGTACCAGAGACTTGcttccactacttgtgaacttacatggttcaaaactcttttaaatgatcttggagTACCGCATTCCCAActtatgctcttatattgtgacaaccaagcgacTCTTCATATTGCCCAAAATCCAGTTTTCCATATAGAAATCGACtgtcatattgttcgtgaaaagttacgggTTGACCTCTTCTTCACTACGCATATTCCTTCCCACAGTCAGCTTGCCGATATCATCACCAAAACTTTGGGCCGTGAACATTTTCaagacttatcacgcaagttgggcattactgattttcatgctccaacttgagggggagtattagagaaatatatactttccatcttagaaaaatacactttcccatttttcaattctctcatgtatatatatacctttgtaATATTCAAGAATTAATAGAGAATATTATTTTTTCTCCAATTTTAAcacatacagagagagagagagagagagagagagagagagagagagagagagcgagctcAATCATGGGAGGAAAAGGGTCTTCAAGGTTTTCAATTTTGGGGGATTGAAAGAATCATAAATAAAATCCACGAAACAACAGAAACAATATGAAATTTAGGGTGTGAATGAATGAGCGAGAGGGGGAGCAAGAGAGTAAAAAGTATGAGTCAGATTATCACTTTGTGCCTAAATTGTATTTTATTAAGTAGTATGCAGAAATGTGATATTTTCAACAAGTAACATTTCAAAGTATTTTAGATTAATCAATCAAATAACTAGgaggaatttaaaaataaataaaattctaaaatctaTAAAATTCAGAATTGGTCTTTGGAGGCATGTGCAATGTCTTATAATTTAATAGTAtagatataaaaaataattattatttttaatacaaaaactTACCATTAATATTACCAAATAAAATCAATGTCCTAAAAACTTTTCAACCATCATAACAACAATCAACACATAATAATCCAACTATTCAAAATAATAAGGGCACTAtggcccaaatttttttttttttaaatatgtatgtAGCACAATAATTTTGCTTCTGTTTCTATTACTACCTATTATTATTAgattaataatttatatattaacAACAACATGCAATAATACTATATCATATATAGGGATATTCGCGCCAATTGACTTAAACATTAAGGACAATTTGGACTAAAAAATAAGATTaacataaaaacaaaatttttattaaagttaTATGGAAAAGATCAAAATTTTATTCCCATTTTTTTTAAGAATCACACATTCCAATGAATGGAAAATTATTGTCACTTCAAATTTCGATTTTAAATCAAATATGAGATGTGGTGTAATGTCAATTACATTCTCGGAACATAAAACTTGCTCGGTTGTAGaataattttttctatttttaaaaaagtaatattttattttaaaattagaaataaaaataaaattatttttcgtAAATAACAAAAGGATTATCCTATGAATTACACATAGAAATAATCATTCTATCTTGaatttcttataaaaaaaaaagagtacaAAACTAAcataaagtttaaaaatttaaaaaattattagataaataaatatttaataaaaaacagTGGACAAGactcaaaattttaaacttcatGAAAATAAATGTCAGAATTCCAAAAATGCCCATGACCTCAATAAACGATCGGAAGCCTCTTCATTCGGCCTCCCACTCATACGATCTACAAGCCCTAACCCTAGCGACACACAAGCAGAGCAGCTGCCATCGTTTCCGGCGGCCCGCCGCCGATCCTCTTCaggtgactctctctctctctctctctctctctctctctctctctctctctcagtgtgtgtatgtgtctGTGTACATGATTCTCCGATGAAGCAGATGACTTGAATGAACCCTCTGATTGCCGTCTTCCCAGTGAGCTGAAGCCATCCTCGTTCCTTGCCATTTTCTTCTTAATTTgagtttctttttttcttctactTCATAATCCTTCTTTGCGGGAATccttccttttctctttctccttctaTTTGATCTGCAGGACCAGCGCTTCTCAATATCTGATCCGATTGAGCCCAGCTGAAAGTGTGTTTTCGTTTACTATTCTTCTCTCTTCATTCTCCTTTTCCTGTTCTTCTACTTTCTCATCTTCAATTGTGATTTTTTTCCTCATTTCTCCCGACATTTTCTCGCTAAAGGCGCCAATTCCCTTCTGCGTCTGCCAAGTCTATCGTTGTATTCCTATTCTTCTGCAAgtgtttgctttttttttttttctgtgtatAATTTTTTAATGGTAACGGCCCTAATTCCATTGTGTCTGCATTTGATCACATCTGATACACTTAGCCAATAAACAGTCCTTCTGGAAGGCTTTAAATTTCCCTCTTTTGTTGTCTCTATGTTTGTAGTTTATGTTCAAGGAGGTCCTATAACTTAGATATCTAATTTATAGATTCGGTGTTTTAGGCTTAAATGTATGGGCCATGTTATAAAAGAGGCCAATAAAATAGATTCAAGGAGGTCCTATAACTTAGATATCTAATTTATAGATTTCCTATTCTTCTGCAagtgcttgttttttttttttttttgtgtataaCTTAGATATCTAATAAAGGGATGTTACAAGAGAATCAGTCATGGAAAATGTGGAATTTGAAACATGCAGTAAAAATGTTTAGCAAGATTTTTGTTATTTATCACAAGAAAATCATCACAATTAGTTGACATTTTCACACTCAAATCCATTTTAACAAATCATGGGATTCCACATTACAACAATAACAAACTAAGCCGTAAGTCCTACTAGGGAATTCCACATTACTTATGAAAATATTaatagatttttttaaaaattattgttaTTGCTGTTTTAAGTTTTCTTTGAATAAGTAGGTTCTGATTTGTCAATTGTTATCTGTATGCTGGTTTCAAATGTTTGTGTTCTGATTCCTTTCACAATTTTCAAATTTGTATTGTCTTTTCAGTTCTCCTAGAAGTTGATCTTTTTTTGCCAATCTATGCATGTGCTGGTTCCTACctcaattttctaattttattctGAGAGAGGTTGTGCTTGCTGATTCTTTAATTATTTTCCTTTATTAGTTATTCAATTGGTGCTATGCACTCATTTGTTATGCATAGATAGTATTATAATTAGGTGTGTGTAATGAAAGGAATTGTTAATTGTTTAAGCAGTAGTGATGACAGCTTAGATACTGCAAATTGGAATTTGGTGAAAAAGGAGATAGAAAGTTTGTGTTTATATGATTTTTGTCATTATGCATCGTTTATTTTACTTTTGGGATGCCAATTTAAAGGACGGAAGAGATGTGCCAGTTTTTTACTttgtttaaataaattaaaaaagttAACTATTGTTATGTAGGCGTGACATTGAGACTGTATGTCAATAGATGCCTGTTGAGATGTGTGTTTAAAACTTTAATTGTCATTTTGCATTGTGTAATTTATTGCGGGTTACAAAATTTTAATGATTGATGCTGATGATTCTTTTTTAAAAAGCTTTGGGTAAAGCTGTTTGGAATGTATTTCAGTAATGAGGCTTTATGGTTGTCTTGACTGGATATGCGGCCTGGTTGGGTGATCATCATCACCCATTTGCATTGTCATTTTGCATTTTGCAAGTTATGGGTGGGATATCTGATTGAAGGAGAGATactgcttatttttattttattttattttatattttagctTTGAATAAAGCTAGTAATtgcaatttgattttttttttaatttttctttgattggTTGTTTGATTCATTTTACTCATAAAAATAGAATTCTGCATCATCTTGAACTTTTCATAATTTTGCAGTTATGTGCTGCAGGCTGTTCTTAATTTGATATCCCATTCTGTCTCTGGAACAGGTGAAAGATTGATTAATTATTGTTGACATGGCAACCTTTGCCAAACCAGAGAATGCTTTGAAGCGAGCCGAAGGTTTGTGTCTTATTAAATCTTTCTCTGGCTCTGTACTTGTAACTGTTGCAGTGTTACTTGGATATGGTTGGACTTATTCAACAAAGTTTTATGATTTGCATTTTTATATTGTGTTctttttcattatgtttttttttcatGTTCCAACTGATTGAgctttatgtttttatatttttggcaTCCTTTATTTTATCCTATCTGATAAATTTAGCTGGTTGCTCCTGAAAGTTAATTGCCGAATGTGGCAAAGGAAGCACTGCCCCTTTCCCACCTTAAACTTGTTTTTTTAAAATCACGAGTCGGagttttagttttatttttaaatgttaaaaataaCTGCCGTCTGTTTCTACTCATGAACCAATTGCATTTtggtttagcatttatggtttaaTTTTTATGCCTTGTGCAACATCATTCTTGCTTTAATGCTTTTAGTTAACAATTGTTATTGCCATTATCTTATGGGCTTTGGGTTGGTTTTCTGCTTTAGTTTTGAACTTACAATTTTCTAATGAATGGATGCAGAGTTGATTAATGTTGGGCAGAAGCAAGATGCTTTGCAGGCTCTTCGTGATCTTATCACTTCAAAGAGGTACAGGGCATGGCAGAAACCACTTGAAAGGATTATGTTCAAGTATGTGGAGCTCTGTGTTGATCTGCAGAAGGGTAGGTTTGCCAAGGATGGCCTTATACAATACCGCATTGTTTGTCAACAAGTAAATGTTACCTCTTTGGAGGAGGTAATCAAGCACTTCATGCATCTGGCTACTGAGAGAGCTGAGCTGGCTCGTAGTCAGGCACAGGCCTTGGAAGAAGCTCTTGATGTAGATGATCTGGAAGCAGATAGAAGGCCTGAAGATCTTATGCTGAGTTATGTTAGTGGAGAGAAGGGAAAGGATAGGTCTGATCGCGAGCTTGTTACCCCGTGGTTCAAGTTTTTGTGGGAGACTTATAGAACGGTGTTGGAAATATTACGAAACAACTCAAAGTTAGAAGCATTATATGCAGTAAGTGTTGCTTGGAACATAATTTCTCATTAAAATGCAAGTTTAAATTTTTGTACATGTTAATAGTTGTATTTGGTAATCAGAAGTCGCATTAATATGGGATGAGCTTAAGAAATTGAATGAAGTGAAATGCCTTCTAGGTTCATTGAGAAGGGCTTTTGGGTCATGCTCACAAATAGGCTTTTGATTGCTGGTTTCGACTGGCTGATTGGCTAGTAATTTGTGCTGTTTGGAATTACAGGGCCAATGGTGAACTCCAGCTGAAcctaaacaacaacaaaaccaagccttagtcccactaagtgggggaACTCCAGCTGAACCTGTTAAACTAAAATATGGTTTATTATTTTTGGTGTGGGTTAGCTTGAGTGATGGAAATCATAAGTTTGCTTCATTGTTTTATTGCTCTCAATTTGATCAATAGAATTTTTAGATGTGTACCTACCAGACAAAGAAATGTTAGAAGGGTCAAAGGAATTTTTTCCTTTATCTGAATGGCTCTTTCAAAAAAATAGCCTAAATTGGATTTAATCTTTTCTCAAGGGCTTGTCCAATGTGTCAAATATTGTCTGACTATGTGGAGTTATCCGTGACCAGTCATTTGAGTAGATTGTTAAGGATGTAGTCGGTATATTTAGTATACACCTATGTCCCAAAATGGCTCCCCACCTTTTGTTGTTTTTGTTAGCCTGGCAACTTTGTTCAATTTCAAAAACTAAAGCTGAATTTGTCATGTCTTTGGATTACTAGTGTTGTGAAGATGGACTTGACTTAATGAGGTTTGAAGGTGTTGATTGCCTGCTTAAACAAACAGGAAATTTTCCTCATTTTCAAAGAGTATGTTTTTTCTGTGCCAGGTTATTTTGGTCCATGTCTCAATTTGTGGATGTGAAGCAGTCTGgccaattttgtatttttttgacaAGTAAATGAGATGCTCTACAGGACTAGGCAGAGTCACCTAATTACAGAACTAAAAGACTATACAGTCTATTTGCTGACACAGAAGAAGACTCTCTACAAAATCAGCAAAGTTATCAAAGATGTTACAAAAGGATCCATTCTAAAGCAGCTCAGAATGCCACTTGCTTCTCCAAAACTTCTTGGTGATTTTTAATTCCTTCAAAAGCTCGTGCAATTGCCTCTGTCCAAATAATCCAAAAAGATCGCTTATGGGACAGCATTTTACAaatctttccttctttttctgcCTCAGTAACCAATACCCTGGTCAGCCAGCGTCCATTGATCCCAGTAGAAACAGAGGCAAGACTCCACAATTCTCTCGGGCAGTTGTAATGCAACCGGGTGTGGCGAACTGCTTCCcatgatttttgcacaaaaacAAATATTAATCATACAGAATCCTCTCCTCTCAATTCTTGGACCTGAATACTTCCTAAGTGGCCTCCCACACCCTTGGTTTTTCACTGGTTTTTGAGGGAAGTGTTTTTTCCTCTGGTTTTCCATATTTCCAAGGGAAATTTGCAGTCCCAGCATCACCATCTCAGCACTTACTCCAAGAGTAGAAGGACTTAATGGAGAACCTTCACTCTGAGAACGGACAAAAAACTGCTTGTGCTTTACTCTTCCTCTCACCCCTTTGTCATACAGCATGTGCAGTACACCTAAGCACATTCTTCCATCTTTGAGACTTTAAAAAATAACTTCCACCTGATCATTGGGTCTTGGAAATTGACATTTTAGATCACTGGTAGACCGAATGTCATCCTAGAAATTCATTAAAGAACAGTCTCCAACTGCAAAAGCTGATCCAGAGAGAAATTTACCCACTGTTTCTGTCAGTGCTTCTCCATGCCCCCACTCCATGCGGACTACTACTATGCTTCACAATTCAATCATTGTGATTTTCCCTGTATTTAGCTCCAATAACTCTCCCAGAAAGTTTTCCTTTTTTTGAATATATCTCCACAATTAGCTGCCAAGGAGATCTCTTATCATCACCAAGACCCCCAGGCTTTCAAAGTTCTAGCTGATGAGGTGGAGTCATAATGCCCCACCTCACAAATtggcatttaaaaaaatattctccACTGGCCCAATGGAATCTGGTTTGAGTGATCTCAAGAAATTTATTGACAAGGCTGGGTATACGGAAGATTAAGGGTAAATTAGTTGTAATGATCATAATCAGAGTCAACCACCTGCCATTTATTACCTTTTCATCCTGCCAGTCTTCTCGAAATTTTCTACCATCGGATTCCATACTCTTTTATCCTTGTATTTGCTTCTAAAGGAAACCCTAGGTCTTTAATTGATTAGGCTTCCACACTCCTGGAATATGCATGAATCTCTAACCAGAACCCCCTTTTCACAGATACAAGGACCCTCTTGCTTAATTAAAAGGTTTAAAAAATTTTCAGCCAGGGAAACTTTGTAAGGTGGCGAGAATAATGCAGTTGTTTCAGACAATTGGTGACCATTACCATCGAAAAGCAGTTGGGTAATTACTAATTAGACAATCACCATGTCACCTTATCCCGAACATGAACCTTGTCCAATTTTATGCTCTGAGACATCTTTTTTACTTAGTATTACACATGGTATCTTCCATTCTACATTGTATCCATCATTTTAGCAAAAACCATTGGTGGTGGATTACTTGTCAATAGACCTGTGGTTAAATATCTTAGGTGAATCAATGAATGTAGTTGCTACAATAACTAACTTTTTATGGGTTATTTATGCAAAGTAGTCACTTTTCAGAATTGTATAATTTTCACAATCTTTTTCATGACAGCATAAATTGATTTTAATGGACAAGTGTATCATGTGTAGATGACAGCACACCGGGCGTTCCAATTTTGCAAGCAATACAAAAGAACAACAGAGTTTCGCAGGCTCTGTGAAATCATCAGGAATCATCTGGCAAACCTTAACAAATATAGAGACCAAAGGGATCGACCTGATCTGTCAGCACCTGAGAGCTTGCAACTTTATCTGGATACAAGATTTGAGCAGCTAAAAATTGCTACTGAACTCGAACTTTGGCAGGTCTGAAAGTTTCTGATTATATTTATGTGTGCGCATTTATTTTTATGCACTCACAAGTCACAAACACACTCAAAACTGGATGTGTCAAGAAGCTgatgaatttttatatttctatttaCTAGTATTCAAGTTCTTTGCTTCTCATTTTTTTGCACTCTTATTTCCGTAGGAAGCTTTTCGTTCTGTTGAAGATATTCATGGACTGATGTGCATGGTTAAGAAGACCCCGAAGCCATCCTTGTTGGTTGTTTATTATGCTAAGCTAACAGAAATATTTTGGATTTCTTCCAGTCATCTCTATCATGCTTATGCATGGTTTAAGCTTTTCTCACTTCAAAAAAGCTTTAATAAGAATTTAAGCCAGAAGGATTTGCAATTGATAGCATCATCTGTTGTGTTGGCTGCACTGTCTGTACCTCCCTATGATCACAAATATGGTGCATCTCATTTGGaacttgaaaatgaaaaagagcGCAACTTGAGGATGGCTAATCTTATAGGATTCAATCTTGACCCTAAACTTGATAGCAGAGAAATGGTAATGTGAACTATTCTATTGGATTTCCTTCCATGCTAAGTATTATGCTATATTTTTCTAAATCTAACTATGGCTCTTTTTTTCCAGCTTTCACGGTCATCCCTCCTTGCTGAATTGGTAAGTTTTTATGTTTATCATTTCCTGTATTCTGGCATTTCTAGCATGTTCTAACCATATTTGTCAAATCAAGATTCGAATTGTTAATCGAAATTTCAATTTTGGGAATTGAGAATCGAGAATCAAATCTTATCGTAAGATTCAGTACAAATCTCCAAAATCAGttctaaatgacatgcatatattgatatataaaCAAGTAGTAAGATGGTAcactacatttaaattttgacaataaaaaaaaatcacatttcatGTGTGCAATTTCCCTAAACAAACGACAAGTAAGGGAATGAGTCatgaaatattaataaaaataattaatatttttatcaattttttttttaaaagtattgCATGCACATTCTTTCTTGAATTGAGGGGAAAAAAATAACTAACTTAAAAAgatgataataattgaacaagCTACTGAAAGAAActaacttttgaatcttaacaaccCAATGGAACATGAGTACCACCTTGGCTGATGAATGTTCTACCCCTTCTTCTCAATGGCAAAACACTACTTcaagagtgaagaatggttttgtgagaGCAACATAAGACCTAAAGTTCTATATTCTCTATTTTAGCCCAAAACTAAGGTAGACGAGGAATGAAAGGTAAAAGGGCGCCCCAGGCCACAAGGTATATAAATAAAAGCAATTAAAAAAGGAAACGAGGTTTTAAACTAGTTGGGTTTATCAGGATATAAATTATACAACAGGTCTTGAATCATATGGATTGATTGACTGATATCGATTTGTTAGATTCACAACGTGAATTGATATGTTTGGCAATGATTCAGTTGTTTTTAGATTTACTAGTAAGTTTCAAATtgatttggtgtggaattgatatgaatcatatgaatcaaatcatgaatcataagattctaacaactatggaTCAAacatgtatttttacattacttTCAGTTGCTTAAATTATAGTATGTGTTTGTTCCATGCAATCAAGAATAGAATAGAGGTATCCTGATGGTGTGAAGGTGACTGTCATGATTGCTAAaactttttgaatttttgtgatatTTCTGTAGCTGAAATTTTgtttaatacaatttttttttatccaCAGCTAAAAAATGTCAGAGTACCAGTGTCTTTTAAGCATTTTACATTACTGACCAACATCATTTGTTCTGAGCACATCTTACAGGTGTCCAAGGGTGTAATGACATGTGTGACTCAAGAAGTAAAAGATCTTTACAACCTTTTGGAGCATGAGTTTCTCCCTTTAGATCTTGCTTCAAAAATTCAACCATTGTTAACCAAAATATCAAAAATTGGAGGGAAGCTATCTTCTGCGTCTTCTGTGCCAGAAGTCCAATTGTCTCAATATGTCCGATCTCTGGAGAAGCTTGTCACTCTCAGATTGCTTCATCAGGTGCATTATCATGACCATTTTCTTAATTATTGCTGTCTTGTGTATATTATAGTCTTTTATCTGATTCTATCTGCCTTCCTCTGTATTTGGTTAATGTTTTGCTTTCTGCTTGTCAGGTGTCTCAAGTATATGAGACAATGAAGATTGAGAGTTTATCTAGGATGATCCCGTTTTTTGGTTTCCCTGTTGTCGAGAAGATTTCTGTGGATGCTGTTAAACACAACTTTGTTGCTATGAAAGTTGACCATATGAAGGGTGCTGTTCTATTTAGTAATTTGGTAAGTTTGTTTTTGCATTCTCCATGCAGGCATTATTTTGGGCTTCTCTGTGATAATTGGATCGGACAATAGATAATACTTCTATGTGGTTGAATCCCTATGTTATGTCAAATGCTATAATCTTCGCAAACCCGACCAGAATATTTCCATGAGATCGTTATTCTATTCCAGGGCATAAGATACTCAGGAAAGTTGAGTCCAGGAGGGCATTTAGGATAATCCGAGCCAAATGCCTCCTAATTGTGTCTCTCTGAAAGTGCTAATTGTCTTGATTGTATCTGTTTGGGTGacaatttgattatatttttttggatattctttgctttgagtttttAGATTTGTGGGTTAATTTTGCTATCAGGGTCTTGAATCTGATGGGCTGCGGGATCATTTGACAACTCTTGCTGAATCTTTAAATAAAGCAAGGGCCATGTTATATCCTCCTACGAAGAAGGCATCAAAGTTAGGTGATATGCTGCCAAATTTAGCAGAGACTGTGGAGAAGGAACATAAGAGACTTCTTGCAAGGAAATCAATTATTGAGAAACGCAAGGAAGAACATGAGCGGCAACTTTTGGAAATGGTATCCATGTAAACTGCTTGCAATTTGATGGTTATTATAGtctcaaaatgaaaaatttacTTAAAAGAAAAGTCCTTCAAAACTTTTTTAAGGAACGCGAGGAGGAGTCAAAAAGGCTAAAACTACAGAAGATAACAGAAGAGGCAGAACAGAAAAGGCTTGCAACTGAGTATGAGCAAAGGAAGAATCAAAGGATCCTTAAGGAAATCGAGGAACGGGAACTTGAAGAAGCTCAAGCTCTGCTTCAGGAAGCTGAAAAGCGTaataagaagaaagggaaaaagcCAATCATAGAAGGAGTAAGTGAAATTTGGGTTTACATTAATTTTAATAGTGTGGGAAAGCTCAATCTGACCATTGTATATGGATGCAGGAAAAAGTTACAAAGCAAACTTTGATGGAGTTGGCTCTTACTGAGCAACTCAGGGAGAGGCAGGAAATGgagaaaaaattacaaaaactaGCTAAAACAATGGATTATCTGGAAAGAGCTAAAAGAGAAGAGGCAGCTCCTTTAATAGAAGCTGCATTCCAACAGCGGTTGGTGGAAGAGAAGGTACTTCATGAACGCGAGCAACAGGTATGGCTTGAATTTTCCTGGTTTTTATTTGCATGCATGTTTTGAATTTAGGGACTTCTTTATGTTCACAcgaaaataaagaaaattctaACTCCTTCCAAATTATATTTTTGCAGTTAATTATGGATGTTTTATTGTTTTTCTTTATTCCATGAAATCATTTTTAACAGTgttttaaaagactcaatttaggCTCGAAACACGGCATGCCTAAAACACCTTAAGGCTCAATCTAagataccaaattccaaaaaggctagcGAGTTACATACTGAGGCTTGTGCATTTTTCCAAAAGGCTCGCAttttgtgcctttttagttgaggttTATGCATTTTGGTTTTGTGATTTTGAAGTAAGAAGTGGTTAAAAAtttttaactacatgtttatataaaagAAATGTCATaattttgagtttatttttaaaacttttgaacctcaacctttccaaaataactgagaGTTGTGTCTTAGTTCATGAAAATAGTTGTATATCTacctcttgtcatgatttatgtcatgtattcaagtgagcaatttttgaatggccaacaattAGTTCGCAAAGtatgtataatttttattttttacattatatttgtgattttcttaaattttctttatttttaaaatataaataatttattttcatatttttatcttaaaaacaaattctcaaaaggcttacgctcCAACGCGTTCAGGGTTATGCCTCGCttcttaagggttaaaatgcctcacTTTgcaccttcgccttttaaaacattaattttcaatgatttcttcTGATTCTTCATGCTATTGTGCAGCAAGAAATTGAGCTGAGTAGACAACGCCATGATGGAGATCTCAGGGAGAAGAATAGATTAGCACGAATGTTGGAAAACAAGGCAAGTACTCTGTCTATTGCTTGGGATCAAGAACAAATGTTTCTGATTGTCTTGTTGCCGTAAATTTCTACCTCGAAAATTTCTGAGAGTTGCCATCTGTTCCCAGATGTGCTTTGAGATCTGTCTTTATGTATCTCCTAAAGAATTAATTTAAGGCAAATTTTTGGAAATGGCCTCTGAAGCTTTGGGTCATGCTTTTGTAACCGTTAATATTTGAAAACATTTCATTGAATGTGATGGTGTCAACATCTTTTGGTAAGGGCTGATGTTCAAAGCATGCTCTGGTTCTTCCCTGTTTATCTAATGCTTTTCATTTTCTGTGGTGCTTCAACTTACTTGACACTTGAGCATTTTTGGTTTATGAAGACGATTTTCCAAGAAAAAGTCATGAGCCGCAGGCAAGCGGAACACAGTAGATTGAGAATGGAGAGAGAGGAGCGAATCAGCCAGATCATTCAGAAACGGAAACAGGAGAGGGAGGCTAAGAGAAAGATGTTGTTCTATTTGAGGTCAGAGGAAGAAAGACTAGAGAAGGAGCGTGAAGAGGAGGAAGCTCGCAAGCGCGAAGGTACGTCTTCCTTTGAGTTACATG
It contains:
- the LOC131153097 gene encoding eukaryotic translation initiation factor 3 subunit A; its protein translation is MATFAKPENALKRAEELINVGQKQDALQALRDLITSKRYRAWQKPLERIMFKYVELCVDLQKGRFAKDGLIQYRIVCQQVNVTSLEEVIKHFMHLATERAELARSQAQALEEALDVDDLEADRRPEDLMLSYVSGEKGKDRSDRELVTPWFKFLWETYRTVLEILRNNSKLEALYAMTAHRAFQFCKQYKRTTEFRRLCEIIRNHLANLNKYRDQRDRPDLSAPESLQLYLDTRFEQLKIATELELWQEAFRSVEDIHGLMCMVKKTPKPSLLVVYYAKLTEIFWISSSHLYHAYAWFKLFSLQKSFNKNLSQKDLQLIASSVVLAALSVPPYDHKYGASHLELENEKERNLRMANLIGFNLDPKLDSREMLSRSSLLAELVSKGVMTCVTQEVKDLYNLLEHEFLPLDLASKIQPLLTKISKIGGKLSSASSVPEVQLSQYVRSLEKLVTLRLLHQVSQVYETMKIESLSRMIPFFGFPVVEKISVDAVKHNFVAMKVDHMKGAVLFSNLGLESDGLRDHLTTLAESLNKARAMLYPPTKKASKLGDMLPNLAETVEKEHKRLLARKSIIEKRKEEHERQLLEMEREEESKRLKLQKITEEAEQKRLATEYEQRKNQRILKEIEERELEEAQALLQEAEKRNKKKGKKPIIEGEKVTKQTLMELALTEQLRERQEMEKKLQKLAKTMDYLERAKREEAAPLIEAAFQQRLVEEKVLHEREQQQEIELSRQRHDGDLREKNRLARMLENKTIFQEKVMSRRQAEHSRLRMEREERISQIIQKRKQEREAKRKMLFYLRSEEERLEKEREEEEARKREEAERRRKEEAERKAKLDEIAEKQRQKEREAEEKERLRREALLGRSTDGPLKPSEHPTGGHPLDAGAAAPAAAAAAAPAAAAAPSLGKYVPKFRRESSGQAPPPEPDRWGGSRQDDRDRWRTDDRKSAFGGGGGSRSSTWSSSRYSRS